From Demequina lutea, a single genomic window includes:
- a CDS encoding phosphotransferase, with translation MTLATAQPEAEVRVDAALVTSLITNQVPEAAGFALGERFEGKDAIVWRLGDAWAVRLPRRQVAADRHVTEVDWLPRIGASWPFRAPVPVRVGSPNTAFPWRWSVVPWVPGEPATKAPLSPAGATQLGRALAALHTDAPVQAPRHPRKSKPLAVRAARFEDRLATLARRTDGTAWRLNVNAARRVLGRGASVPRPAATWAHLDLKGQHILTYHGVLAGIIDWGDAGAGDPAADIGQCLVLLPPSHWDAFVEGLGGLDMPTFARARAEAIDYATMLALSRDKTDVAAGWLGLQALGVAQHHV, from the coding sequence ATGACCCTTGCGACGGCGCAACCCGAGGCCGAGGTGCGCGTCGACGCAGCTCTGGTCACATCTCTCATCACCAACCAGGTGCCCGAGGCGGCCGGTTTTGCGCTCGGCGAGCGCTTCGAGGGCAAGGATGCGATCGTGTGGCGCCTGGGCGACGCGTGGGCCGTCAGGTTGCCTCGCAGGCAAGTCGCGGCCGATCGGCACGTGACCGAGGTCGACTGGCTCCCTCGCATCGGCGCCTCTTGGCCATTCAGGGCGCCCGTGCCGGTGCGCGTCGGATCGCCAAACACCGCGTTTCCGTGGCGCTGGAGCGTCGTCCCGTGGGTCCCAGGAGAGCCGGCAACCAAGGCGCCCCTGTCGCCCGCAGGCGCGACCCAACTCGGCCGCGCCCTCGCCGCACTGCACACCGACGCGCCGGTTCAGGCTCCTCGGCACCCCAGGAAGTCGAAACCGCTCGCGGTGCGCGCGGCACGCTTCGAGGATCGGCTCGCGACACTCGCCCGGCGCACCGACGGCACCGCATGGCGGCTCAACGTGAACGCCGCACGTCGCGTCCTCGGTCGCGGGGCGTCCGTCCCTCGACCAGCGGCAACGTGGGCTCACCTCGACCTCAAGGGACAGCACATCCTCACCTACCACGGAGTTCTCGCGGGCATCATCGACTGGGGAGACGCCGGCGCGGGCGACCCTGCGGCCGACATCGGCCAATGCCTGGTCCTCCTCCCACCGAGCCACTGGGACGCGTTCGTTGAGGGCCTCGGCGGGCTCGACATGCCGACCTTCGCCAGGGCCCGCGCCGAGGCGATCGATTACGCGACGATGCTCGCGTTGTCGCGCGACAAGACCGATGTCGCGGCCGGCTGGCTCGGTTTGCAGGCCCTCGGGGTTGCCCAGCACCACGTGTGA
- a CDS encoding magnesium transporter MgtE N-terminal domain-containing protein, translating to MSTGVERIFVARLAGTTVFDPLGDAVGRVRDVVLLLRRSGAPTAVGLVVEVPGRRRVFMPLTRVTSINPGQVICTGVVNLRRFQARASETLAIGELFERSVTLKAGRTLAYIEDIAIEQGRGRVWQVTKLYVRSGERRRGVLGLSRKGASSVVDLDEVTGLATRDKMQGAALVIESFADYKPADLAAALMEMSPARSAEIAGALDNERLADVLEELPEEDQVALLSTLRRDRAADVLEAMDPDDAADLLGDLPATEAAELLELMEPEDARQVRQLLGYEDDTAGGLMTTEPVIVGPETSVATCLALVRVEAIAPALASMVFVVRPPLETPTGRFIGLVHLQRLLREAPHDSVGNFVDPAIASLEPADSLAEVARRMAAYDILALPVVDEDNHLLGAISIDDVLDHLLPRDWREHEPRASRMTTAMKAVTTATEGSDG from the coding sequence ATGAGTACGGGAGTCGAGCGAATCTTTGTGGCGCGCCTAGCAGGCACCACCGTTTTCGACCCACTTGGTGACGCCGTGGGTAGGGTGCGCGACGTCGTCCTCCTCCTGCGCAGATCCGGGGCGCCCACCGCAGTGGGTCTCGTCGTCGAGGTTCCCGGTCGGCGACGCGTGTTCATGCCGCTCACCAGGGTGACGTCGATCAACCCCGGCCAAGTCATCTGCACGGGTGTGGTGAACCTGCGGCGCTTCCAGGCGCGCGCGTCCGAAACGCTTGCGATTGGCGAACTCTTCGAGCGGTCGGTCACCCTCAAGGCGGGTCGAACCCTCGCCTACATCGAGGACATCGCCATCGAACAAGGGCGCGGTCGCGTCTGGCAGGTCACCAAGTTGTACGTCCGCAGCGGGGAGCGCAGGCGCGGGGTGCTCGGCCTCTCGCGCAAGGGCGCCTCGTCCGTGGTCGACCTCGACGAGGTCACGGGCCTCGCGACCCGCGACAAGATGCAGGGCGCCGCGCTCGTCATCGAGTCGTTTGCCGACTACAAGCCCGCCGACCTCGCGGCCGCACTCATGGAGATGAGCCCCGCCCGATCGGCCGAAATCGCGGGAGCCCTCGACAACGAGCGCCTCGCCGACGTACTCGAAGAACTTCCCGAAGAGGACCAAGTCGCGCTGCTGAGCACCCTGCGCAGGGACCGCGCAGCGGACGTTCTCGAGGCCATGGATCCCGACGACGCCGCCGACCTCTTGGGCGACCTGCCCGCTACCGAGGCCGCGGAACTCCTCGAGCTCATGGAACCAGAAGACGCCCGACAGGTGCGCCAGCTCCTCGGCTACGAGGACGACACCGCGGGTGGACTCATGACCACCGAGCCCGTGATCGTCGGCCCCGAGACCTCGGTCGCGACGTGCCTCGCGCTCGTGCGCGTCGAGGCCATCGCCCCTGCCCTTGCGTCGATGGTCTTTGTGGTGCGCCCTCCGCTCGAAACCCCCACGGGCCGCTTCATCGGCCTCGTCCACCTGCAGAGGCTGCTTCGCGAGGCTCCGCACGACAGCGTCGGCAACTTTGTTGATCCCGCGATCGCCTCGCTCGAGCCTGCCGACTCACTCGCCGAGGTCGCCCGCCGCATGGCGGCGTACGACATCCTGGCCCTGCCCGTCGTGGATGAGGACAATCACTTGCTCGGCGCGATCTCGATCGACGACGTGCTCGACCATCTGCTCCCGCGCGACTGGCGCGAACATGAACCGCGCGCCTCTCGAATGACGACGGCGATGAAGGCGGTCACGACGGCAACGGAGGGGTCCGATGGCTGA
- a CDS encoding pyridoxal phosphate-dependent decarboxylase family protein, protein MTSPLAHALVQARTHPAALNRLRERIGLTTEAARRAGGYLAAAPYRPIAPSADAVAALDIFRRPLQSEPIPARDVLAELDVFGSPATVNQGVGRYFGYVNGGVEPAAAAAAILAGAWDQNVAMPGQSPVGAVLDEVAAGWIVDLLGLPSDAVATFTTGATLANFTAIVAARDALLARAGWSVEEHGLTGAPAIRVIAGAEVHASVLKSLRMAGLGPGIIERVPVDATGAIDADAFPTDTDALTLVLLQAGNVTSGSSDPFARIIPGVRERGGWVHVDGAFGLWAAASPTRKHLVKGVELADSWATDAHKWLNAPYDLGVVIVREREDLYRAMAITAPYLATADERPLLHLGPHMSQRARGVETWALLTARGRTGIAQLIDDSCDRASQFADLLRAAGVEVLARPVLNQVPVAFGEAPGEPGDDKVTDAVIVAIQAEGTLWAGASTWKGQRILRLSISDAATTSDDIDASAVAIVESWKAVLARPQRSTG, encoded by the coding sequence ATGACCTCTCCACTCGCCCACGCACTCGTCCAGGCTCGCACCCACCCCGCCGCGCTCAACCGCCTCCGCGAGCGCATCGGCCTCACGACCGAGGCGGCCCGACGCGCTGGCGGCTACCTCGCGGCGGCCCCCTACCGCCCGATCGCGCCCTCGGCCGATGCCGTGGCCGCCCTCGACATCTTCCGGCGCCCCTTGCAAAGCGAGCCGATCCCGGCGAGGGACGTGCTGGCAGAACTCGACGTGTTCGGCTCCCCCGCCACCGTCAACCAGGGAGTCGGCCGCTACTTCGGCTACGTCAACGGCGGCGTGGAGCCTGCTGCGGCCGCCGCCGCGATCCTCGCGGGCGCATGGGACCAGAACGTGGCGATGCCAGGTCAGTCGCCCGTCGGCGCGGTGCTTGACGAGGTGGCGGCGGGATGGATCGTCGACCTGCTCGGCCTCCCGTCCGACGCCGTCGCCACCTTCACCACGGGCGCCACCCTGGCAAACTTCACCGCGATCGTCGCGGCTCGGGACGCCCTGTTGGCGCGCGCCGGATGGAGCGTCGAGGAGCACGGCCTCACGGGAGCGCCCGCCATCCGCGTCATCGCTGGGGCCGAGGTCCACGCATCGGTTCTCAAGTCGCTGCGGATGGCGGGTCTTGGTCCCGGCATAATCGAGCGGGTGCCCGTCGACGCAACGGGGGCGATCGACGCCGATGCCTTCCCCACCGATACCGACGCACTCACTCTCGTGCTCCTCCAGGCGGGCAACGTCACATCCGGCTCTTCCGACCCGTTCGCGCGGATCATCCCTGGCGTCCGCGAGCGCGGCGGCTGGGTCCACGTCGACGGCGCGTTCGGCCTGTGGGCGGCGGCGTCACCCACGCGCAAACACCTCGTCAAGGGCGTCGAACTCGCCGACTCGTGGGCGACCGATGCGCACAAGTGGCTCAACGCGCCCTACGACTTGGGAGTGGTCATCGTGCGCGAACGTGAGGACCTTTACCGGGCCATGGCCATCACCGCCCCCTACCTCGCCACCGCCGACGAGCGACCTCTGCTTCACCTCGGCCCGCACATGTCTCAACGTGCGCGCGGCGTCGAGACCTGGGCGCTGCTCACCGCGCGCGGTCGCACAGGAATCGCGCAACTCATCGACGACTCGTGCGACCGTGCCTCACAATTTGCCGACCTCCTCCGGGCCGCGGGCGTCGAGGTGCTCGCACGGCCCGTTCTCAACCAGGTTCCTGTGGCGTTTGGAGAGGCTCCAGGCGAGCCAGGCGACGATAAAGTGACCGACGCAGTCATCGTCGCCATTCAGGCCGAAGGCACGCTGTGGGCGGGGGCCAGCACATGGAAGGGCCAACGAATCTTGCGACTGTCCATCTCCGACGCGGCGACCACGAGCGACGACATCGACGCCTCCGCGGTGGCGATCGTCGAATCCTGGAAAGCCGTTCTCGCCCGGCCTCAGCGCAGCACGGGGTAG
- a CDS encoding aminotransferase-like domain-containing protein: MRTTAEQLTDVLDHWQTGTGPLYVQLANAIVSLAESGSLDHGTRMPSERALADHLHLSRNTVTAAYQRLRDAGWLEVRPGAAPTLGVSSRGVLGLSPQERFAQILTGQVQPLVAFNTASPPPAPIVKTALEDMASFLGGSPVQGNGYAALGDRDLVLAVTEHLRARGVDAKPEEVVITAGSQQAIWLAVTMLASAQRPVALESVTYPGVFDAVHAAGSRPLALPMGPAGLDAAASIKLLRAARPDVAYVTTFHNPTGTALADDDARILLEAAAALGTTVIDDRTIGELSLDGVDRTPFAAFGTGASVITIGGMSKLFWGGLRVGWLHTNATLAEQLRHRRAAMDLGSPLLFQRVAARLLTEHFDETKGGASRRYVSHSMPWTTPSRSTASIGNTRGRSAGPRCGCGFPMAGRQGLPRGPRRRGRRSRRVRPSRCCPVPEPTTSGCRSTCRPRRCG, from the coding sequence ATGCGGACCACAGCCGAACAGCTCACGGACGTCCTTGACCACTGGCAGACGGGCACGGGGCCGCTCTACGTCCAGTTGGCAAACGCGATCGTCTCCCTTGCCGAGTCGGGTTCGCTCGACCACGGCACCCGCATGCCTTCCGAGCGTGCGCTCGCCGATCACCTCCACCTTTCGCGCAACACGGTGACGGCCGCGTACCAGCGCCTGCGCGATGCGGGGTGGCTCGAGGTGCGCCCCGGCGCGGCGCCGACGCTCGGCGTGAGCTCTCGCGGGGTGCTGGGCCTCAGCCCACAAGAGCGGTTCGCGCAGATTCTTACCGGACAGGTGCAGCCGCTTGTCGCGTTCAACACGGCCTCGCCGCCGCCCGCACCCATCGTCAAGACCGCGCTCGAGGACATGGCGTCCTTCCTTGGGGGCTCGCCGGTGCAGGGCAACGGCTACGCCGCGCTCGGCGATAGGGACCTGGTGCTGGCGGTGACCGAGCACTTGCGCGCGCGCGGAGTGGATGCCAAGCCGGAGGAGGTCGTCATCACGGCTGGCTCTCAGCAGGCCATCTGGCTCGCCGTGACGATGCTCGCGAGCGCGCAGAGGCCGGTGGCGCTGGAGTCCGTGACCTACCCTGGGGTGTTCGACGCCGTTCATGCGGCGGGCTCGCGGCCGCTCGCGCTCCCAATGGGCCCCGCGGGGCTGGACGCGGCGGCGTCGATCAAGCTCTTGCGCGCCGCACGGCCGGACGTCGCTTACGTGACGACGTTCCACAACCCCACCGGCACCGCGCTTGCCGACGACGACGCCCGCATCCTGCTGGAGGCCGCCGCCGCGCTTGGAACCACCGTGATTGACGACAGGACCATCGGCGAACTGTCTCTTGACGGGGTGGACCGGACGCCATTTGCCGCGTTCGGCACGGGCGCTTCCGTGATCACCATCGGCGGGATGTCCAAGCTGTTTTGGGGCGGGTTGCGCGTGGGATGGCTGCACACCAATGCCACGCTCGCCGAGCAGTTGCGGCACCGCCGCGCGGCGATGGACCTCGGCTCGCCGTTGCTGTTTCAGCGGGTGGCGGCGCGGCTGCTCACCGAGCACTTCGACGAGACCAAGGGTGGCGCCTCGCGGCGCTACGTGAGTCACTCGATGCCGTGGACGACGCCGTCGCGGAGCACGGCCTCGATTGGGAATACTCGCGGCCGCTCGGCGGGCCCGCGTTGTGGGTGCGGCTTCCCGATGGCGGGGCGGCAAGGTTTGCCGCGCGGGCCGCGGAGGCGGGGGCGCCGGTCGCGGCGGGTGCGGCCTTCGAGGTGTTGCCCGGTGCCGGAGCCGACCACTTCCGGCTGCCGTTCTACCTGCCGCCCGAGGAGATGCGGCTAG
- a CDS encoding TetR/AcrR family transcriptional regulator, whose product MGRKRTFDTQEAVRAARSVFWSNGFEGASLPDLEQATGLNRSSLYHAFGSKRGLFDAVVDSYLDEVIRPRLRVLTQDPVPPDAVRTYLNGMKAALLAPASAASEHGCLMVNTAASPIAKDEAVRERVAAYRAEVEAAIARGLTHQPGFDPSRVAPTAMAVTSLIVAAMTLTRIDAAAAAETIDAALAIACGEAAEPYAR is encoded by the coding sequence ATGGGCCGCAAGCGCACCTTCGACACCCAGGAGGCGGTCAGGGCCGCGCGCTCCGTCTTCTGGAGCAACGGCTTCGAGGGCGCCTCTCTTCCCGACCTCGAGCAGGCCACGGGCCTCAATCGCTCGAGCCTGTATCACGCGTTTGGATCCAAGCGCGGGCTGTTCGATGCCGTGGTCGACAGTTATCTCGACGAGGTCATCCGGCCCCGCCTGCGCGTCCTCACCCAAGACCCCGTCCCGCCGGACGCCGTCCGCACCTACCTCAATGGCATGAAGGCCGCGCTACTCGCCCCTGCGTCGGCCGCATCGGAGCACGGCTGCCTCATGGTGAACACCGCGGCCTCCCCCATCGCGAAGGACGAGGCCGTCCGCGAACGGGTCGCCGCGTATCGGGCAGAGGTCGAAGCGGCAATCGCGCGCGGACTCACTCACCAGCCCGGCTTCGACCCCTCCCGCGTCGCACCCACCGCGATGGCCGTCACCTCCCTGATCGTGGCCGCGATGACGCTCACCAGGATCGACGCGGCGGCGGCGGCCGAGACTATCGATGCGGCACTCGCGATCGCGTGTGGGGAAGCGGCGGAGCCCTACGCGCGTTGA
- a CDS encoding LLM class flavin-dependent oxidoreductase → MTMPLTLSVLDLAPIAPDEAPSQALAHTVRLAQAADAAGYARVWYAEHHNMPTIASSATSVLIAHVAAHTERIRVGAGGVMLPNHSPLTIAEQFGTLGALHPGRIDLGLGRAPGGDRAVFAALRRSPSDSDRFPDDVVELRDYLAGASRVPGVQSVPHAASAADAVPLYILGSSLFGAQLAAALGLPYAFASHFAPAALHDAVRVYRDTFQPSDALAEPYVIAGVSVYAADDPADAATQFATSRRRRVRGMIQRGPIAREYSDDEVDAFLASPGGAQTAQMARYTAVGTAADVREYLESFATEARADELITVHGALDADDRERSLRLAAGSVA, encoded by the coding sequence ATGACCATGCCCCTCACGCTTTCAGTGCTCGACCTTGCCCCCATCGCCCCCGACGAGGCCCCCTCCCAAGCGCTCGCCCACACCGTGCGCCTGGCGCAGGCCGCGGACGCCGCCGGTTACGCGAGGGTCTGGTACGCCGAGCACCACAACATGCCCACCATCGCGTCGTCCGCCACGAGCGTGCTGATCGCGCACGTGGCAGCCCACACCGAGCGCATTCGGGTGGGAGCCGGCGGGGTCATGCTTCCCAACCACTCGCCGCTGACCATCGCCGAGCAATTCGGCACCCTGGGCGCCCTCCACCCCGGCCGCATCGACCTCGGCCTCGGCCGCGCTCCGGGTGGAGACCGCGCGGTGTTCGCGGCACTGCGTCGCTCCCCCTCCGATTCCGACCGCTTCCCCGACGACGTGGTCGAGCTGCGCGACTACCTCGCCGGTGCTTCCCGGGTGCCGGGCGTCCAGTCCGTGCCCCACGCGGCATCGGCCGCCGACGCGGTCCCGCTGTACATCCTGGGCTCGTCCCTGTTTGGCGCCCAGTTGGCAGCCGCGCTGGGCCTGCCCTACGCGTTCGCCTCGCACTTCGCGCCCGCCGCGCTCCACGACGCCGTGCGGGTCTACCGCGACACCTTCCAGCCGTCCGATGCCCTGGCCGAGCCCTACGTCATCGCGGGAGTGAGCGTCTACGCCGCCGACGACCCTGCCGACGCCGCGACCCAGTTCGCGACGTCGCGCAGGCGCAGGGTGCGCGGAATGATCCAACGCGGACCCATAGCGCGCGAGTACAGCGACGACGAGGTGGACGCATTCCTGGCGAGCCCAGGCGGCGCACAGACAGCGCAGATGGCCAGGTACACGGCCGTGGGCACCGCCGCGGACGTGCGCGAGTATCTGGAGAGCTTCGCGACGGAGGCGCGGGCCGACGAACTCATCACCGTGCACGGAGCGCTCGACGCGGACGACCGCGAGCGCTCGCTGCGGCTCGCCGCAGGCTCAGTCGCCTAG
- a CDS encoding DUF1003 domain-containing protein, protein MAERLDRPKGERKLFKPRRSSQESDRFGRVSEGIARFLGTPRFLVYLTGFVVVWLVWNSIPFTAENHLRFDSPKLYFTALTLILSLQASYAAPLILLAQNRQDDRDRVSAEQDRQRAERSLADTAYLAREVAALRQALGETATRDFVRSELRSLLEELKDMDREREDEVSGE, encoded by the coding sequence ATGGCTGAGCGCCTGGACCGCCCCAAGGGCGAACGCAAACTCTTCAAGCCCCGACGCTCGAGTCAAGAGTCCGACCGCTTCGGCAGGGTCTCGGAGGGAATCGCCAGGTTCCTGGGAACGCCTCGTTTTCTGGTTTACCTCACGGGATTCGTCGTCGTGTGGCTGGTGTGGAACTCGATTCCCTTTACGGCGGAGAACCACCTCCGCTTTGACTCGCCCAAGTTGTACTTCACCGCGCTCACCCTCATCTTGTCGCTCCAGGCCTCCTACGCGGCGCCCCTGATCCTGCTCGCACAGAACCGCCAGGACGACAGGGACCGCGTCTCCGCCGAACAGGACCGACAGCGCGCCGAGCGGTCTCTCGCGGATACGGCATACCTTGCCCGCGAGGTCGCCGCGCTGCGCCAGGCTCTTGGCGAGACCGCAACCAGGGACTTCGTGCGCAGTGAGCTTCGGTCGCTTCTCGAGGAACTCAAGGACATGGACCGCGAACGCGAGGACGAGGTCAGCGGCGAGTAG